One part of the Terriglobia bacterium genome encodes these proteins:
- a CDS encoding DUF4097 family beta strand repeat-containing protein encodes MQNTIHTALGLAAVVALAIPAAAADKKEFRYNVAPGASVTVINDYGPVRVRASQARQVVMTATPSSSKVEVVSAQNANRVEVRTHFLLKAGESDGRVEYDIQVPADANVMVRTTTGPVQVQGVNGDVSVDADTGKVEVRDSNGHVHARTVSGPITLANLKDSFVEATSVGGQVMLSNVAGKNVAVNTTGGPIAFAGDFAGGGQYSLSSHSGTIDVTLPASASVDVTARSVTGSVENDFPLNPPAHPTMALAQGKSLAGTSHSGASAVHLRTFSGRIRVKKQ; translated from the coding sequence ATGCAGAACACCATACACACAGCGCTGGGTCTGGCAGCGGTGGTGGCGCTCGCGATCCCCGCGGCTGCCGCCGACAAAAAAGAATTTCGCTACAACGTGGCGCCCGGCGCGAGCGTCACCGTGATCAACGACTACGGGCCGGTGCGCGTGCGCGCCTCCCAGGCTCGACAGGTGGTGATGACCGCCACTCCAAGCTCCTCCAAGGTTGAGGTGGTCAGCGCGCAAAACGCCAACCGGGTGGAAGTGCGCACTCATTTTCTGCTGAAGGCCGGCGAAAGCGACGGCCGGGTGGAGTACGACATCCAGGTCCCCGCCGATGCCAACGTGATGGTCCGCACCACCACCGGCCCAGTGCAGGTCCAGGGCGTCAATGGCGATGTCTCGGTGGACGCCGACACCGGGAAGGTGGAGGTCCGCGACAGCAACGGGCACGTGCACGCACGCACCGTCAGCGGGCCGATCACGCTCGCCAACCTGAAAGACAGCTTCGTAGAGGCGACTTCCGTGGGCGGGCAGGTGATGTTGAGCAATGTTGCGGGCAAGAACGTCGCGGTGAACACGACGGGCGGTCCCATCGCCTTTGCGGGCGACTTTGCCGGCGGCGGGCAGTATTCCCTCAGCAGCCATTCCGGAACCATTGACGTGACGTTGCCGGCCAGCGCCTCGGTTGACGTGACCGCGCGCTCGGTGACGGGCAGCGTGGAAAACGATTTTCCGCTCAATCCGCCGGCGCATCCCACCATGGCGCTGGCGCAGGGAAAATCGCTGGCCGGCACTTCGCACTCCGGCGCGTCCGCGGTCCACCTGCGAACTTTCAGTGGTAGAATCCGCGTGAAAAAACAGTAA
- a CDS encoding SurA N-terminal domain-containing protein — protein MRRALQIAVVCVACAGLLRGEIVDRIVATVNGQPILQSDWDIAMRCEAFLDQRPLQFTPEAARASLDRLVDQELLRQQIRSIQLPPAGEDKLRSRLEEIRHQIPGAASDAGWQAALHRYGLTQSEIEERIADQMEILRFMEIRLRPTVHVDRRSIEAYYYDTLLPQLKEKGVKQAPLAEVSAKIEEILSQQILDSLLADLLRDLRQQGEIRIDGSALPPAADPNTQPPQQAQPQRLTGTPMEAR, from the coding sequence ATGCGGCGCGCCCTGCAAATCGCGGTGGTGTGCGTGGCCTGCGCCGGGCTGCTGCGGGGCGAGATCGTCGACCGCATCGTCGCCACCGTAAACGGGCAGCCGATTTTGCAGAGTGATTGGGACATCGCGATGCGTTGCGAGGCGTTTCTCGACCAGCGTCCGCTGCAGTTCACGCCGGAGGCGGCGCGCGCGTCGCTGGACCGTCTGGTGGACCAGGAGTTGCTGCGGCAGCAGATCCGCAGCATCCAGTTGCCGCCGGCCGGGGAAGACAAGTTGCGCAGCCGGTTGGAGGAAATTCGCCATCAGATTCCCGGCGCGGCGAGCGATGCGGGCTGGCAGGCGGCGCTGCACCGCTACGGATTGACGCAGAGCGAAATCGAGGAGCGCATTGCCGACCAGATGGAGATCTTGCGCTTCATGGAAATCCGCCTGCGTCCCACGGTGCACGTGGACCGGCGGAGCATCGAGGCCTACTACTACGACACGCTGCTGCCGCAGTTGAAGGAAAAAGGCGTTAAGCAGGCGCCGCTGGCGGAGGTCTCGGCCAAAATCGAGGAAATCCTTTCGCAACAAATCCTGGATTCGCTGCTGGCGGACTTGCTGCGCGATTTGCGGCAGCAGGGCGAGATCCGCATTGACGGATCGGCGCTGCCGCCGGCCGCTGACCCGAACACGCAACCACCCCAGCAAGCGCAACCGCAGCGCTTGACGGGGACCCCGATGGAGGCGCGATGA
- a CDS encoding sigma-70 family RNA polymerase sigma factor, producing the protein MTPQKKTIASGLSEAEAIDRARQGDAEAFEGLYGLHKRRVYSLCLRMTGNTAEAEDLTQEAFLQLYRKIATFRGESAFSTWLHRLAVNVVLMRLRKKGLPEVSLEETLEPQQEDGPRRDIGTRDNVLTGSIDRINLERAIERLPPGYRIIFVLHDIEGYEHNEIAGMLGCSIGNSKSQLHKARMKLRDLLKTSRAEKAVKR; encoded by the coding sequence TTGACACCGCAAAAGAAAACCATTGCGTCCGGGCTCTCCGAGGCAGAGGCGATCGACAGAGCCAGGCAGGGCGACGCGGAAGCGTTTGAAGGGCTGTACGGCCTGCACAAGCGGCGTGTCTATTCGCTGTGCTTGCGCATGACCGGGAATACGGCCGAGGCCGAGGACTTGACCCAGGAGGCATTCCTGCAGCTGTACCGCAAGATCGCCACCTTCCGCGGTGAAAGCGCCTTTTCCACCTGGCTGCACCGGCTGGCGGTCAACGTGGTGCTGATGCGCCTGCGCAAGAAGGGCTTGCCGGAGGTCTCGCTCGAGGAGACCTTGGAGCCGCAGCAGGAGGACGGGCCGAGGAGGGACATCGGGACACGGGACAACGTGCTGACGGGATCGATTGACCGTATCAACCTGGAACGGGCGATTGAACGTTTGCCGCCGGGGTATCGCATTATTTTCGTGCTGCATGATATTGAAGGCTACGAACACAACGAAATTGCCGGGATGTTGGGATGCTCGATCGGCAACAGCAAGTCACAGCTCCACAAGGCGCGCATGAAATTGCGCGACCTCCTCAAGACCAGCAGAGCCGAAAAGGCCGTCAAGCGCTGA
- a CDS encoding anti-sigma factor: MTCAEFQKVLPYIIETGGKAEEERHLRECPICSDLVQDLRYIVEQAKLLVPMEDPSPRVWEGIKGSLEREGMIKPARARGRLLGPIPWMAALGAMILVSFGTFLVERARQQQLGAQLEEPPPAVGMQSVSLNTIATEQDDEQLLQHVAAARPASSRAYESNLKQVNASIAEAKKTLQHDPDDGDARQLLHRAYQQKAMMYEMATRSLP; encoded by the coding sequence ATGACGTGCGCAGAATTTCAAAAGGTTCTGCCTTACATCATCGAAACCGGGGGCAAGGCGGAGGAGGAACGGCACCTGCGCGAATGCCCGATCTGTTCCGACCTGGTGCAGGACCTGAGGTACATTGTCGAGCAAGCCAAGCTGCTGGTGCCGATGGAGGATCCCTCGCCCCGGGTGTGGGAAGGAATCAAGGGATCGCTGGAGCGCGAGGGAATGATCAAGCCGGCCCGCGCGAGGGGGCGCCTTCTAGGACCCATCCCGTGGATGGCCGCATTAGGGGCGATGATTCTGGTTTCATTCGGAACATTTCTGGTGGAGCGCGCACGCCAGCAGCAACTCGGGGCGCAGTTGGAGGAGCCGCCGCCGGCGGTGGGCATGCAGAGCGTTTCCCTGAACACGATCGCGACCGAGCAGGACGATGAACAGTTGCTGCAACATGTGGCGGCAGCGCGTCCGGCGAGCAGCCGGGCCTACGAAAGTAATCTCAAGCAAGTGAACGCTTCCATTGCCGAGGCGAAGAAGACGCTGCAGCACGACCCGGACGATGGCGACGCGCGACAGTTGCTGCACCGGGCTTACCAGCAGAAGGCAATGATGTACGAGATGGCGACGCGTTCGCTGCCATGA
- a CDS encoding MFS transporter: MSDSDSTTELTAAQPAKPQPSRFYRWAVLAIISLAMFGNYYVYDCIAPIADLLAKQLHFSDSNIGLLQAIYSIPNVFMVLVGGILVDRLGLRKSTLIFGALCTLGAAVTVMSPQLQVMAAGRLIFGLGAESLIVAVTTAVAKWFRGKELSFAFGINLMIARFGSWLAQNSPTWAKGAYVSWRSPLLIAVGFGALCIIAPIVYWVMEVYAEKHYSLGQAGEPDKVDLKEFSRDWKLRDPVWIVLAIALIAVALYPGHDWTYFFWAVVSVVGVRLLITSRRMFGISYLYIVLLCITFYSAIFPFETFAIKFFIEAHGTSRELGGFLVSILTLFTMFGTPAFGLVADKIGRRTLLMMAGSFLLIPVYLIMAYTHVSLYVPMAMMGVAFSLVPAILWPSVAYIVPQAKLGTAYGLMTMIQNIGLAGFNLLIGWANDHAGASAQHPHGYALGMWIFSALGVFAVFFSWLLRRNEMGPNSHGLETITAKSS, from the coding sequence ATGAGCGATTCCGATTCCACAACCGAGCTGACGGCCGCGCAACCGGCGAAACCGCAGCCTTCGCGCTTCTACCGCTGGGCGGTGCTGGCCATCATCAGCCTGGCGATGTTCGGCAACTACTACGTTTACGACTGCATCGCTCCCATCGCCGATCTGCTGGCCAAGCAACTGCACTTCTCCGATTCCAACATCGGCCTGCTGCAGGCCATCTACAGCATTCCCAACGTGTTCATGGTGCTGGTGGGCGGAATCCTGGTCGACCGCCTCGGCCTGCGCAAGTCCACGCTCATCTTCGGCGCGTTGTGCACGCTGGGGGCGGCGGTCACGGTCATGTCGCCGCAATTGCAGGTCATGGCCGCAGGCCGGCTGATTTTTGGGTTGGGCGCGGAATCGCTGATCGTGGCGGTGACCACCGCGGTCGCCAAGTGGTTTCGCGGCAAAGAGCTGAGCTTCGCCTTCGGCATCAACCTGATGATCGCGCGCTTCGGCTCGTGGCTGGCGCAGAATTCGCCCACCTGGGCCAAGGGCGCGTACGTGAGCTGGCGCTCGCCGCTGCTGATCGCGGTCGGCTTCGGAGCGCTGTGCATCATCGCGCCCATCGTTTACTGGGTGATGGAAGTCTATGCCGAGAAGCACTATTCGTTAGGACAGGCGGGCGAGCCCGACAAGGTAGACCTGAAAGAATTTTCCAGAGACTGGAAGCTGCGCGATCCGGTGTGGATCGTGCTCGCCATCGCGCTGATCGCCGTCGCGCTCTATCCCGGGCACGACTGGACTTACTTTTTCTGGGCAGTGGTGAGCGTGGTCGGCGTCCGGCTCTTGATCACCAGCCGCCGGATGTTCGGCATCTCCTATCTGTATATCGTGCTTCTCTGCATCACTTTTTATTCCGCGATTTTTCCCTTCGAGACCTTCGCGATCAAATTTTTCATTGAAGCGCACGGCACCTCGCGCGAACTCGGCGGATTCCTGGTCAGCATCCTGACGCTGTTCACCATGTTCGGCACGCCGGCATTCGGGCTGGTGGCCGACAAGATCGGACGGCGCACGCTGCTGATGATGGCGGGCTCGTTCCTGCTGATTCCCGTGTACCTGATCATGGCCTACACCCACGTCTCGCTCTACGTGCCCATGGCGATGATGGGCGTGGCGTTCTCGCTTGTCCCGGCGATCCTGTGGCCGTCGGTGGCCTACATCGTGCCGCAGGCGAAGCTCGGCACTGCGTACGGCTTGATGACCATGATCCAGAACATCGGGCTGGCGGGTTTTAATCTTTTGATCGGCTGGGCCAACGACCACGCGGGTGCGAGCGCCCAGCATCCTCACGGCTACGCCTTGGGCATGTGGATCTTCTCCGCCCTGGGCGTCTTCGCCGTCTTCTTCTCCTGGCTGCTGCGGCGCAACGAGATGGGCCCCAACTCGCACGGGCTGGAGACGATTACCGCGAAAAGCTCGTAA
- a CDS encoding ThiF family adenylyltransferase, with the protein MSLTPEERYSRQVLFHGIGAEGQQRLRAAHIAIVGCGATGSAAAGLLARAGVGAIRIIDRDYVEPSNLQRQSLFDESDAAESLPKAIAAARKIAAFNTEITVEPHVADLTPGNIEELLAGAQLILDGTDNFETRYLINDYAVRERVPWIYSAAVGSYGVSMNVLPGETACLACVFPESPRGSFETCDTAGILNSAAAAVAAIAATEALKFLVGARPAMRPTLLSFDLWRNDRSEISVQRAREDCRTCAERDFVHLAGKGRPHITLCGRNSVQIHERQRPIDFHEIAQRLEAHGTVRHNEFVLKFWHAPYELTLFPDGRAIIKGTTDTAIARSLYARFIGS; encoded by the coding sequence ATGTCGTTGACTCCCGAGGAACGCTACTCGCGCCAGGTGCTCTTCCACGGCATCGGCGCCGAAGGACAGCAACGCCTGCGCGCCGCGCACATCGCCATCGTCGGCTGCGGCGCCACCGGATCGGCCGCCGCCGGATTGCTGGCGCGCGCCGGCGTCGGCGCCATCCGCATCATCGACCGCGATTACGTCGAGCCCAGCAATCTCCAGCGCCAGTCGCTGTTCGATGAATCCGACGCCGCCGAATCCTTGCCCAAGGCCATTGCCGCCGCCCGCAAGATTGCCGCTTTCAATACCGAAATCACCGTCGAGCCGCACGTCGCCGACCTTACGCCCGGCAACATCGAGGAGCTTCTCGCCGGCGCGCAACTCATCCTCGACGGCACCGATAATTTCGAGACCCGTTATCTCATCAACGACTACGCCGTGCGCGAGCGCGTGCCCTGGATTTATTCCGCCGCCGTCGGCAGCTACGGCGTCTCCATGAACGTGCTGCCGGGCGAGACCGCCTGCCTGGCGTGCGTTTTTCCCGAATCGCCGCGCGGCAGCTTCGAGACCTGCGACACCGCCGGGATCCTGAATTCGGCAGCGGCCGCCGTCGCCGCCATCGCCGCCACCGAAGCGCTGAAGTTCCTGGTCGGCGCGCGCCCGGCCATGCGCCCCACGCTGCTGTCGTTCGATCTGTGGCGCAACGACCGCTCGGAAATCTCCGTCCAGCGGGCGCGTGAAGATTGCCGCACCTGCGCCGAGCGCGATTTCGTCCACCTCGCCGGCAAGGGTCGGCCGCACATCACCCTCTGCGGCCGCAATTCCGTGCAGATCCACGAGCGCCAGCGCCCCATCGATTTCCACGAAATCGCCCAGCGCCTCGAAGCGCACGGCACCGTGCGCCACAACGAGTTCGTGCTCAAGTTCTGGCACGCGCCCTACGAACTGACTCTCTTCCCCGACGGCCGCGCCATCATCAAGGGCACCACCGACACCGCCATCGCCCGCAGCTTGTACGCGCGTTTCATCGGCTCCTGA
- a CDS encoding BamA/TamA family outer membrane protein, whose amino-acid sequence MAFIREARELVLRLHPRTRKTGAFWGPCVRGAVAVLAGALALAPAAAQERAPAVANPSAPQAPAPSAVGALSRANDLQGLPVVQVEFRGVEANPPVMENLRRLVAPNLDQPLDRQKLGRTVRALYATGRFADVQVDAQRNPRNELSLVFIATENLFIGSITVAGAPRRPSAAQLRDATKLELGKLYSPAAVEQGMQRIKSLLVDNGYHQSAVTVNEERHPESQQINLHFSVTPGPAAKIGQVIVTGSPGLSDAEILRISKLRPGATVSAEHVTRALTRLRKQYSKNERLEAQIAVVERRYHEENNTLDYVFRIVRGPVVNISVSGGEISKRKLRRYVPVYEEHAVDDDLLNEGRRNLRDYLQTQGYFDAEVNVSQRRDPQQPQEVDIAYAVEKGPKHELAHILIEGNKYFSEGLIRERMAIQPASVLMRHGRFSQELLNRDLDNIRDLYLTNGFESPKVTGGFRDDYEGRQGRMAVFIKIEEGPQTLVSSLTIRGNSVITEDQLRPLLTTVEGQPYSETNVAQDRDSVLNHYFNHGFLDAVFTASAKPAPGDPTREVVEYTIQEGSQVFVDRILASGLRYTRPGIVKRQYRLAPMQPLSQLQMLDTQRRLYDLGVFNSVNLAVQNPDGQARYKDIFLQFEEARRWNFTYGFGIEVQSGAFGTRNLPQGTTGVSPRVIFDVTRNNVGGRAHTLSFSSHVGSLEQRGLLSYDAPGFMATENLRLTVSAFYDNSLDVRTFTSQRIEGSTQLEQIVSKVTSLLYRFTYRRVRATDLVISPSLIPLFSQPVRVGMPSLTYIRDRRDDPIDTHNGNYNTFDTGVASGIFGSEATFGRFLGQNSTYHPFHRRRWVFARNLRVGVAEPFGDTTALPLPERFFAGGGNSVRGFAINQAGPRDLTTGEPLGGNAMVVNSFELRTPTVALPWIGNNMGFVIFHDAGNVFATTNDMAHSLLRWSQPHPDLCKQESTAKQCDFSYISHAVGGGIRYRTPIGPVRLDFGYNFNPPTFPVYPDKSNNNAPFHWQQLRHFNFIFSVGQTF is encoded by the coding sequence ATGGCATTCATCCGAGAAGCGCGGGAACTCGTGCTGCGCCTGCACCCCAGAACGCGCAAAACCGGCGCGTTCTGGGGACCCTGTGTGCGCGGGGCCGTTGCCGTATTGGCCGGGGCTCTGGCCCTGGCTCCCGCGGCAGCGCAGGAGCGCGCGCCGGCGGTCGCCAATCCTTCCGCGCCGCAGGCGCCGGCGCCCTCGGCGGTGGGGGCGCTGAGCCGGGCGAACGACTTGCAGGGATTGCCCGTGGTGCAGGTGGAATTCCGCGGCGTCGAGGCCAATCCCCCGGTGATGGAAAACCTGAGGCGACTGGTGGCGCCGAATCTGGACCAGCCGCTGGACCGGCAAAAACTGGGACGCACGGTGCGCGCCCTGTATGCCACCGGGCGATTCGCCGATGTGCAGGTGGATGCGCAACGCAATCCACGCAACGAACTTTCGCTGGTCTTCATCGCGACGGAAAACCTGTTCATCGGCTCGATCACCGTGGCCGGCGCGCCGCGCCGGCCGAGCGCGGCGCAACTGCGCGACGCCACCAAACTCGAACTTGGCAAACTGTACTCGCCGGCCGCGGTGGAGCAGGGAATGCAGCGGATCAAGAGCCTGTTGGTGGACAACGGCTATCACCAGTCGGCGGTCACGGTGAACGAGGAGCGCCACCCGGAGTCGCAGCAGATCAACCTGCATTTCAGCGTGACGCCGGGACCGGCGGCGAAAATCGGGCAGGTGATCGTGACCGGGAGCCCGGGCCTGAGCGATGCCGAGATCCTGCGGATCTCCAAACTGCGACCCGGGGCAACGGTGAGCGCGGAGCATGTGACACGCGCGCTCACCCGGCTGCGCAAGCAGTATTCCAAGAACGAGCGCCTGGAAGCCCAAATCGCGGTGGTGGAGCGCCGCTATCACGAGGAGAACAACACGCTGGATTACGTGTTCCGCATCGTGCGCGGCCCGGTGGTCAATATCAGCGTCTCCGGCGGCGAGATCAGCAAGCGCAAGCTGCGGCGCTACGTTCCGGTCTATGAAGAACACGCCGTGGACGACGACCTGCTGAACGAGGGGCGCCGCAATCTGCGCGATTATCTTCAGACCCAGGGCTACTTCGACGCCGAGGTGAATGTCAGCCAGCGCCGCGACCCGCAGCAGCCGCAGGAAGTCGACATCGCCTATGCCGTCGAGAAAGGCCCGAAGCACGAACTGGCGCACATCTTGATCGAGGGCAACAAATATTTCTCGGAGGGCCTGATCCGCGAACGCATGGCGATCCAGCCTGCCAGCGTGCTGATGCGCCACGGACGCTTCAGCCAGGAGTTGCTGAACCGCGACCTGGACAACATCCGCGATCTGTACCTGACCAACGGATTCGAGTCGCCCAAAGTCACGGGAGGTTTCCGGGACGACTACGAGGGACGCCAAGGGCGGATGGCCGTGTTCATCAAGATCGAGGAGGGACCGCAGACGCTGGTGTCGTCGCTGACCATCCGCGGCAACAGCGTGATTACGGAAGACCAACTGCGTCCGTTACTCACCACGGTGGAGGGCCAGCCCTATTCTGAAACCAACGTGGCGCAGGACCGGGACAGTGTGTTGAATCATTACTTCAATCACGGTTTTCTGGACGCGGTGTTTACCGCGTCGGCAAAACCGGCGCCGGGCGATCCGACGCGCGAGGTGGTGGAATACACCATCCAGGAAGGGTCACAGGTTTTCGTGGACCGCATTCTGGCCTCGGGCCTGCGCTACACCAGGCCGGGGATTGTGAAGCGGCAATACCGGCTTGCGCCGATGCAGCCGTTGAGCCAGCTGCAAATGCTGGACACGCAGCGGCGGCTCTACGACCTTGGCGTGTTCAACTCGGTCAACCTGGCGGTGCAGAACCCGGATGGGCAGGCGCGGTACAAGGACATTTTTCTGCAGTTCGAAGAAGCCCGGCGGTGGAATTTCACTTACGGCTTCGGCATCGAGGTGCAGAGCGGGGCGTTCGGCACCCGAAACCTTCCGCAAGGGACCACCGGGGTGAGCCCGCGCGTGATCTTCGACGTGACGCGGAACAACGTCGGGGGACGAGCGCACACGCTGAGCTTCAGTTCGCACGTCGGCAGCTTGGAACAGCGCGGGCTGCTGAGCTACGACGCGCCCGGGTTCATGGCGACGGAGAACCTGCGGCTGACGGTGAGCGCGTTTTACGACAACTCGCTGGACGTGCGGACATTCACCTCGCAGCGCATAGAGGGCTCGACGCAACTGGAGCAGATCGTCAGCAAGGTGACGAGCTTGCTGTACCGCTTCACCTACCGCCGGGTACGCGCGACCGACCTGGTGATCTCGCCGAGCCTGATACCGCTATTTTCGCAGCCGGTGCGGGTGGGCATGCCGAGCCTGACCTATATCCGCGACCGCCGGGACGATCCCATCGACACGCACAACGGGAACTACAACACCTTCGATACCGGGGTGGCGTCGGGCATCTTCGGCTCGGAAGCTACATTCGGGCGGTTCCTGGGTCAGAACTCGACGTATCATCCTTTTCACCGGCGGCGGTGGGTTTTCGCCCGCAACCTGCGGGTGGGAGTGGCGGAACCGTTTGGCGATACCACCGCCTTGCCGCTGCCGGAGCGGTTCTTCGCCGGCGGGGGAAACTCGGTGCGCGGCTTTGCCATCAACCAGGCGGGACCGCGCGACCTGACGACGGGTGAGCCGCTGGGCGGGAACGCGATGGTGGTGAACAGCTTCGAGCTGCGCACGCCGACGGTGGCGCTGCCGTGGATCGGGAATAACATGGGGTTCGTCATTTTCCACGACGCGGGCAATGTCTTCGCCACGACGAACGACATGGCGCACAGCCTGCTGCGCTGGTCGCAGCCCCACCCCGACCTGTGCAAGCAGGAGAGCACAGCCAAGCAGTGCGATTTCAGCTACATTTCGCACGCGGTCGGCGGGGGAATACGCTATCGCACGCCGATCGGGCCGGTGCGGCTGGATTTTGGCTACAACTTCAACCCGCCGACCTTCCCGGTGTATCCCGACAAGTCGAACAACAATGCGCCGTTCCACTGGCAGCAGCTTCGACACTTTAATTTCATCTTCAGCGTGGGGCAGACTTTCTGA
- a CDS encoding class IV adenylate cyclase, producing the protein MHIINVEIKARCGDPERVRNVLRSHPARFAGTDHQVDTYFRVPAGRLKLREGNIENALIYYDRQNESGPKQSDVLLHAISANSGLKEILTKVLGVMAVVDKQREIYYVANVKFHIDTVQGLGSFVEIEAAGDEHSDRGMLLGQCRDYVKQFAIRESDLVAESYSDMITSFSR; encoded by the coding sequence GTGCACATCATCAATGTCGAAATCAAGGCTCGCTGTGGCGATCCGGAACGGGTGCGGAACGTATTGCGGTCGCACCCGGCGCGGTTTGCCGGCACCGATCACCAGGTGGACACGTATTTTCGCGTGCCGGCAGGCCGGCTCAAGCTCCGCGAAGGCAACATCGAAAACGCGCTCATCTACTATGACCGGCAGAATGAGAGCGGGCCCAAGCAGAGTGACGTGCTGCTGCACGCAATCTCAGCGAATTCGGGGCTGAAGGAAATTTTGACAAAGGTCTTGGGCGTGATGGCGGTGGTGGACAAGCAGCGCGAGATCTACTACGTCGCGAATGTCAAATTTCATATCGACACGGTGCAGGGACTGGGAAGTTTTGTCGAGATCGAAGCGGCGGGCGATGAGCACTCCGATCGCGGAATGCTACTCGGACAATGCAGGGACTACGTCAAGCAGTTCGCCATCCGGGAAAGCGACCTGGTTGCCGAGTCGTACAGCGACATGATTACGAGCTTTTCGCGGTAA